From one Lycium ferocissimum isolate CSIRO_LF1 chromosome 7, AGI_CSIRO_Lferr_CH_V1, whole genome shotgun sequence genomic stretch:
- the LOC132062439 gene encoding uncharacterized protein LOC132062439: MRFGQKGKLSPRFIGPYEVLERVGPVAYKLALPPELDKIHNVFHVSMLRRYRSDPSHILPVESIEVSPDLTYEEEPIQNLAREIKELRNKKIPLVKVLWRNQSGKEATWEREEDMRIQYPYLF; encoded by the coding sequence atgagatttggccaaaaaggaaaacttagtcCTCGATTTATTGGACCATATGAAGTACTTGAGAGAGTTGGTCCAGTTGCATATAAACTAGCTCTTCCACCAGAGTTAGATAAGATCCACAATgtcttccatgtttctatgcttagaAGATATCGCTCAGATCCATCTCATATTCTTCCTGTTGAATCCATTGAGGTCAGTCCTGACTTGACATATGAAGAAGAACCTATTCAAAACTTAGCACGTGAGATAAAAGAGCTTAGAAACAAGAAAATTCCATTAGTAAAAGTCCTTTGGAGGAATCAATCTGGCAAAGAAGCTACCTGGGAGCGAGAGGAGGATATGCGaattcaatatccatatttgtttTGA